From the Psilocybe cubensis strain MGC-MH-2018 chromosome 9, whole genome shotgun sequence genome, one window contains:
- a CDS encoding Amino-acid transporter arg-13: protein MGSTVATGGEVASTIRTVDHVGPALPDDDGIMTAKKAAKDIMFGSIAGMVAEVFEYPFDLAKVRLQAQVLTPSSSNVARFEGPMHCLMQTWKEEGVRGLYRGLPAPIVGSMAETASLFLAYTAFQNAIRSYYSTTSPSTPLSIPQLSLAAGGAGFLTSFVLTPIELIKCKMQVQMLNFHPPPAAPGRIPRRPDPTFATALSLSNASHNSHSASTSATCPQATTTGRKPMHDLACKSTSLTTQTLRPPGPIALIRSIVDKYGVRGLWLGHTGTLFRETGGTASWFVAKEYFARKLVDYRIRQSPYVTVAVATTTPGGNAGTVRVPRTHANTELLAWESALSGALAGAVGALLFYPADTVKSYIQTEEEMRPKGATPSTPRTQSTFLGTFRKMWVRHGLKGLYAGCGMTVARAVPSSGIIFVVYDGLTAYFA from the exons ATGGGGAGTACAGTGGCAACAGGCGGAGAGGTAGCCTCTACTATCCGAACTGTCGACCATGTTGGACCCGCACTACCAGACGACGATGGCATTATGACCGCCAAGAAAGCTGCGAAGGATATAATGTTCGGAAGC ATCGCAGGAATGGTCGCAGAAGTATTTGAATACCCATTCGATCTGGCAAAGGTCCGCCTGCAAGCGCAGGTTTTAACCCCATCTTCCTCGAATGTCGCGAGATTTGAAGGGCCCATGCATTGTCTAATGCAGACGTGGAAGGAAGAGGGTGTGCGGGGCCTGTATCGA GGATTACCAGCCCCGATAGTTGGATCGATGGCGGAGACGGCGTCTCTATTTCTTGCCTATACAGCATTCCAAAATGCCATCCGATCATATTATTCCACAACCTCGCCATCAACACCACTTTCAATACCACAACTTTCTCTAGCAGCTGGCGGAGCGGGATTCCTCACAAGTTTTGTCCT GACACCTATAGAACTTATAAAATGCAAAATGCAGGTTCAAATGCTGAACTTCCATCCTCCACCCGCCGCTCCTGGTCGAatacccagacgacccgaTCCAACATTCGCCACCGCTCTCTCACTATCTAACGCATCCCACAATTCTCACTCAGCGTCCACATCTGCAACATGTCCCCAAGCGACAACTACCGGCAGAAAGCCAATGCACGATCTCGCGTGCAAATCCACATCACTGACAACTCAAACACTGCGGCCACCAGGGCCCATCGCACTCATCCGGTCCATCGTAGACAAGTATGGCGTCCGTGGACTCTGGCTAGGCCACACCGGGACACTCTTCCGCGAAACAGGCGGCACCGCATCCTGGTTCGTCGCCAAAGAGTACTTTGCGCGCAAACTCGTCGACTACCGCATCCGCCAATCCCCCTACGTCACCGTCGCCgtcgccaccaccaccccggGCGGGAACGCGGGCACCGTGCGTGTGCCGCGTACACACGCCAATACAGAGCTGTTGGCCTGGGAGTCGGCGCTGTCAGGCGCACTCGCGGGTGCGGTGGGCGCGCTTTTGTTTTACCCCGCCGACACGGTGAAGAGTTATATTCAAACTGAGGAAGAGATGCGTCCTAAGGGCGCAACCCCGAGTACCCCACGGACACAGAGTACATTTTTAGGGACATTTAGGAAGATGTGGGTGAGGCATGGGCTTAAAGGACTCTATGCCGGTTGTGGGATGACGGTTGCGCGAGCGGTCCCCAGTAGTGGTATTATTTTTGTGGTGTATGACGGATTGACGGCCTATTTTGCTTAA
- a CDS encoding N-terminal acetyltransferase A complex catalytic subunit ard1, producing MKGMMKALWYNAPKDFVIKQVPIPQINDDEVLLKGEHLYCNLAPFKLKLFFRVCGTDGHIDEGEFISQFPLIPGHEAIGTIVEMGKNVKGFSIGDRCVADVGITCENCFYCRRGQSLLCEDFHACGVTQDGGFAEYIKYQQKKLYKIHNLTDEESTLLEPAACAIHGLDKLNPGVGIEVLLMGAGPTGLILAQLLKQNGASRVVIAANKGIKMDIAKKLNAADEYIELDRQAPEAQWQKLKADNPYGFDVVVEATGVEKLANESINYVRRGGTLMIYGVYEDKALVHWPPAKIFGDEIRIIGSFSQTFCFPRAVAYLDGGKINLKGMVTDVFKLDDYQAALDKMNSRGALKIAIKP from the exons ATGAAAGGAATGATGAAAGCGTTATGGTACAATGCA CCCAAAGATTTCGTCATAAAGCAAGTTCCTATACCCCAAATTAATGACGACGAGGTACTGCTAAAAGGCGAGCATCTCTACTGTAATCTGGCACCATTCAAACTTAAGCTTTTTTTCA GAGTTTGTGGAACCGACGGACATATAGATGAG GGAGAATTCATTTCCCAGTTCCCT TTGATACCCGGACACGAGGCGATTGGGACCATTGTTGAAATGGGAAAGAACGTGAAAGGATTCTCCATTGGCGACCGCTGCGTTGCGGATGTCGGCATCACC TGCGAAAACTGCTTCTATTGCCGTCGAGGTCAATCACTTCTGTGCGAAGACTTTCACGCCTGTGGTGTAACGCAAGATGGAGGATTCGCGGAGTACATCAAATA CCAGCAGAAGAAACTCTATAAGATCCACAACCTCACGGACGAGGAGTCCACTTTACTAGAACCAGCGGCGTGTGCCATTCATGGTCTTGATAAGCTCAACCCTGGAGTGGGCATCGAGGTCCTTCTGATGGGTGCTGGACCGACGGGCCTCATTCTGGCTCAACTACTTAAGCAAAACGGTGCTTCTCGCGTTGTTATCGCAGCCAACAAAGGGATTAAAATGGACATCGCAAAGAAACTCAACGCAGCAGACGAGTACATCGAACTGGACAGGCAGGCCCCTGAAGCCCAGTGGCAAAAGTTAAAAGCCGACAATCCGTATGGATTTGATGTGGTTGTTGAAGCCACTGGAGTAGAGAAGCTTGCAAACGAGAGCATCAATTATGTTCGTCGAGGTGGAACTTTGATGATTTATGGCGTCTATGAGGACAAAGCCCTCGTTCACTGGCCTCCTGCCAAG ATCTTTGGAGATGAAATCAGA ATTATCGGATCCTTCTCCCAGACCTTCTGCTTCCCCCGGGCCGTGGCCTATCTTGACGGAGGAAAGATTAATTTGAAGGGGATGGTGACGGACGTGTTTAAGCTTGATGACTACCAAGCTGCTCTGGACAAGATGAACAGTCGTGGGGCACTCAAGATCGCCATCAAGCCTTGA
- a CDS encoding Aminopeptidase 2, mitochondrial → MSNITDHSFYEIPQNLATKAQLSRTDALLAAVGIGIAVHLTFKKYESYEPLVVFTLLLGVPSGLTSLYLPHASTLWTAVLTIFPLFWGSILASLVAYRLSPWHPLAKYPGPLLCRVTKLYGAFMSTSGKQYTLYSKLHAQYGDVVRVGPNELSIIDPHSVQPTLGATGLAKGPFWDGRVPPNQPVKPLIAINDKQEHARRRRPWTRAFSTNALKGYEETVIKRSSQLVDLVLSQKGAGNFTDFTSYFAYDIMSDLAFGGGSEMMKAQADEQNLWHMIEASQQSATFMSHVPWLAGILFRLPFGLGDLKEFRNYARRKAAMRRTQGSTHKDIFHHLIDEDGVASERPTVAEIVSDGGLAIIAGSDTTATALAHIFYFLICNPTIYKRLQAEVDGLGNDIMDSSKQAHLPYLNAVINESLRLFPPVLTGSNRRDTSGRMLGPHFAPEGTTAIVPIYTLHRDPRNFSPAPDAFIPERWMPENVRKELEPQIFNDSAEYIHNANMFIPFSMGPANCAGKNLAYQEMRMVVCLMIQRTELKFAEGYNPTKWIDDLQDFFITVKGPLPVVATPRRAFDFTMTLYGSVDDDEYRLPTNVKPNHYDITVKTDLKELTFEGYVKIRHVNLEVKNETFAIVLNASEDLDLRKAFIYFDGSKKLQNATISVDKTKERATFSPPDKLLAGSQVELRIYFAGKLTGNMAGYYRSSWQNEGKTEYYALTQFEPTAARRAFPCWDEPLLKATYSITMISRADTVNLSNMSVVFEEPISESTIMSESSDISNFILGPIRNENWKITKFETSPPMSTYIVAMANGPFKFLETSVVMPVSGKTIPLRVYATPDIVHQAQYALDVKAAVLPLYEKIFDVKYPLPKLDTLVVSDFDAGAMENWGLITGRTSGLLLDPERPDIRTKKGVVAMQSHEVSHMWFGNITTMEWWNNLYLNEVATLMGEVIIPDRVYPEWRVNSEFITDHLNQALKLDSKISSHPVEVDCPDANNINQIFDDLSYSKAGSVLRMLAHYVGEEKFLKGVSIYLKKKLFQNSVTRDLWDGISQATGLDIADLMENWITKIGFPVLTVTENAEGINVRQDRFLETGNPSEKQNQTIWNIPLNILSIKDGKAIVDNEPVLRKREQHFPLDTTKPFKLNAGTNGVYRVFYTPERLKLIGAEAAKRDTIFSLEDRIGLVYDTMALSRAGFANISSSLSLVEQLRNETEYLVWQASAGSLTDIRSVWWEYPDISGKFDAFCRSLFVPIVDRLGYDYPVGEPIDDSLLRTLAIEQAFHAEDQSVTERLQGLFKRYQDTGDNSIPADLEGVVYLAACRYGGREVYDVMARIYEKPKTPSEQQSAIHAMCSVKEESLINATFDFIVNKARDQDVGTFFSALASNFNARRPLTKFWEDNYDAMYKRFEGNFMLSYLIPRVTSFYSTKEDFAKIKAFYKDKDTSKYNQALAQALDNIHARARSTEDLKKWLAERH, encoded by the exons ATGTCGAACATCACTGATCATTCGTTCTACGAGATACCGCAGAACCTTGCTACCAAGGCCCAACTGTCCCGCACAGACGCTCTTTTAGCGGCGGTTGGTATAGGCATT GCTGTGCATCTCACTTTCAAGAAGTATGAATCCTACGAGCCACTTGTAGTGTTCACCCTACTTCTGGGAGTCCCTTCGGGCCTTACCTCCCTTTACCTACCTCACGCAAGCACGCTCTGGACGGCGGTGCTTACGATTTTCCCCCTTTTCTGGGGAAGTATTCTGGCTTCGCTTGTAGCTTATCGACTTTCTCCCTGGCATCCTCTGGCCAAATATCCAGGGCCACTCCTTTGCCGAGTAACCAAATTATACGGTGCCTTTATGTCAACCTCGGGAAAACAGTATACGTTATATTCCAAGCTTCACGCACAGTACGGTGATGTCGTGAGAGTCG GCCCAAATGAGTTGTCGATCATTGATCCGCACTCTGTACAGCCGACATTAGGAGCAACGGGACTCGCCAAAGGACCAT TTTGGGATGGACGAGTACCCCCTAATCAACCTGTGAAGCCGTTAATCGCCATCAACGATAAGCAGGAACACGCTAGGCGCCGACGACCTTGGACAAGGGCCTTCAGCACAAACGCCCTCAAAGGATATGAAGAGACCGTCATCAAAAGGTCCAGTCAGCTCGTTGACTTGGTTTTGTCACAGAAGGGTGCTGGGAATTTTACTGATTTTACTTCTTATTTTGC ATATGACATTATGAGTGATTTGGC GTTTGGTGGAGGATCAGAGATGATGAAAGCACAAGCAGATGAACAAAATCTTTGGCATATGATTGAAGCATCTCAGCA AAGCGCAACATTCATGAGTCACGTACCTTGGCTAGCCGGCATTTTGTTTAGACTCCCTTTTGGGTTGGGCGATCTTAAAGAATTCCGAAACTATGCCAGAAGAAAAGCTGCAATGAGAAGAACCCAAGGCTCAACTCATAAAGATATCTTCCACCATTTG ATTGATGAGGACGGTGTAGCTTCGGAACGTCCAACTGTAGCTGAGATTGTGAGCGATG GTGGTTTGGCAATTATTGCAGGCTCCGACACCACTGCTACTGCCCTTGCGCACATATTCTACTTCCTGATATGCAATCCTACCATCTATAAACGTCTACAAGCTGAAGTGGACGGGCTTGGAAATGACATAATGGACTCTAGCAAGCAAGCGCATTTACCTTACCTCAATGCTGTTAT AAATGAATCATTACGATTATTCCCACCAGTTCTTACAGGATCTAACCGTAGAGATACAAGCGGGAGGATGCTCGGGCCTCA CTTCGCTCCAGAGGGAACCACCGCTATTGTTCCAATATACACTCTACACCGTGACCCCCGTAACTTCTCTCCCGCCCCTGATGCATTCATTCCGGAACGTTGGATGCCCGAGAACGTGCGAAAGGAGCTTGAGCCTCAAATTTTCAACGACTCGGCAGAATATATTCACAACGCCAACATGTTCATACCCTTTTCGATGGGCCCCGCGAACTGTGCCGGAAAGAATTTGGCGTACCAGGAAATGCGCATGGTGGTTTGCCTGATGATACAACGAACCGAACTCAAATTCGCAGAAGGTTACAATCCGACGAAGTGGATAGATGACTTGCAGGACTTCTTTATCACTGTTAAAGGCCCGCTTCCCGTTGTTGCCACTCCTCGCAGGGCATT CGATTTTACGATGACTCTCTATGGTTCCGTAGATGACGATGAGTACCGCTTGCCTACTAACGTCAAGCCCAATCACTACGATATCACTGTCAAGACTGATCTGAAGGAACTCACGTTCGAGGGTTATGTTAAGATCAGGCATGTCAA CTTGGAAGTCAAAAACGAAACTTTTGCCATTGTTCTGAACGCATCTGAAGATCTGGATCTCAGGAAGGC GTTCATCTACTTTGATGGATCAAAGAAACTCCAGAATGCTACTATCTCAGTGGATAAAACAAAGGAACGTGCAACGTTCAGCCCACCAGACAAGCTTTTGGCAGGGTCTCAAGTCGAACTGAGGATTTACTTTGCCGGCAAGCTTACCGGGAACATGGCAGGGTATTATCGATCGTCATGGCAAAATGAGGGAAAAACTGAGTACTATGCTCTCACTCAATTTGAG CCCACGGCGGCTCGTCGCGCTTTTCCGTGCTGGGACGAACCCCTCCTAAAAGCAACATATTCCATCACAATGATATCACGGGCAGATACAGTAAACCTGAGCAACATGTCCGTGGTTTTTGAAGAGCCGATCAGTGAGAGTACCATCATGTCCGAGTCGTCTGACATATCCAACTTTATCCTTGGGCCCATTCGAAACGAAAATTGGAAGATAACCAAATTCGAGACTTCACCACCGATGTCGACGTATATTGTGGCAATGGCAAATGGCCCATTCAAGTTCTTAGAGACCTCAGTCGTTATGCCCGTCAGCGGGAAGACCATTCCTCTACGTGTTTATG CTACCCCTGACATTGTTCACCAAGCACAGTATGCGCTCGATGTAAAGGCGGCTGTTCTGCCCCTCTACGAGAAGATATTTGATGTCAAGTATCCGCTCCCCAAACTCGATACTCTTGTG GTCAGCGATTTTGACGCTGGCGCTATGGAAAACTGGGGGCTGATTACTGGACGAACAAGTGGACTCTTGCTCGATCCTGAACGACCAGATATCAGAACGAAGAAGGGAGTGGTGGCTATGCAAAGCCATGAGGTATCTCACATGTG GTTCGGGAACATCACAACGATGGAATGGTGGAATAATCTTTATCTCAACGAGG TTGCCACTTTG ATGGGTGAAGTGATCATTCCAGACAG AGTATATCCTGAATGGCGCGTTAACTCCGAATTCATAACCGACCATCTAAATCAAGCACTCAAGTTGGACTCAAAGATCTCCTCCCACCCAGTCGAAGTTGACTGTCCGGATGCTAATAATATCAATCAG ATCTTCGATGACCTTTCATACTCCAAGGCTGGCTCTG TGCTTCGAATGCTTGCTCACTACGTCGGGGAGGAGAAATTCCTGAAAGGAGTGTCTATTTACCTCAAAAAGAAGCTCTTTCAAAACAGTGTCACCCGTGACTTGTGGGATGGAATCAGCCAAGCGACTGGACTCGACATTGCCGACTTGATGGAAAATTGGATCACCAAGATTGGCTTTCCTGTATTAACTGTGACTGAGAACGCAGAAGGTATCAATGTGCGTCAGGATCGCTTTTTAGAAACAGGTAATCCATCCGAAAAGCAGAATCAAACCATATG GAACATACCCTTGAATATCTTATCGATCAAGGATGGGAAAGCAATTGTCGACAATGAACCAGTGTTACGCAAACGTGAACAACACTTCCCATTGGATACCACCAAACCTTTCAAACTAAATGCAGGTACCAACGGTGTTT ATCGAGTCTTCTATACCCCAGAGCGTCTGAAGCTGATTGGCGCCGAGGCTGCAAAACGCGATACGATATTTTCTTTGGAAGATAGAATTGGATTAGTCTATGACACGATGGCTTTGTCCAGAGCTGGCTTCGCTAACATCAGCAGTTCGTTGTCATTGGTAGAACAGCTGAGAAACGAAACGGAAT ACCTTGTGTGGCAGGCAAGCGCCGGAAGTCTTACTGATATCCGGAGTGTCTGGTGGGAGTATCCTGATATTTCAGGCAAATTTGATGCGTTCTGTCGC TCTCTTTTTGTCCCCATAGTGGATCGATTAGGATATGACTATCCCGTGGGAGAACCAATCGATGACTCGTTGTTAAGAACTCTGGCTATCGAACAAGCCTTCCATGCAGAAGACCAAAG TGTCACTGAGCGACTTCAAGGACTGTTCAAACGCTATCAAGACACTGGAGACAACTCTATACCGGCAGATCTAGAGGGTGTTGTGTATTTGGCA GCTTGCCGATACGGAGGAAGAGAGGTCTATGACGTTATGGCCAGGATCTAcgaaaaaccaaaaacaccGAGCGAGCAGCAATCTGCTAT CCATGCCATGTGCAGTGTTAAGGAAGAATCTTTGATCAATGCGACTTTCGACTTCATTGTGAATAAAGCGAGAGATCAAGATGTTGGGACATTTTTCTCTGCTCTGGCGTCAAATTTCAATGCTCGTAGACCTCTAACCAAGTTCTGGGAGGATAATTATGATGCG ATGTATAAACGATTCGAAGGGAACTTCATGCTCAGTTATTTGATTCCT CGTGTCACGTCTTTTTACTCTACCAAGGAGGATTTCGCCAAGATCAAAGCCTTCTACAAA GACAAGGATACTTCCAAGTATAATCAGGCACTCGCGCAGGCACTCGACAATATCCACGCCAGAGCA AGATCCACGGAAGATCTGAAGAAATGGCTGGCGGAACGCCACTAA
- a CDS encoding putative peptidase YuxL, which produces MGSTTSAPEPTAESPDSQTKITPQDIASSDGISELKLSRDGSRVVYTVAPLYKAGDNKVSALWLADTFADESARQITLGGHRNFSPAFHPTSPSQVYFLSDRDEAGGVAHLYTITVTDRDSLDTKKIDETATPVVELGDRQGVSFYSISPDGRFLAFILDTKTSKKGEKEKIEVWRENVNFKTLNLIDLTDKSKSFRNLLSNQTSHVDTFSWSPDSSSILYRTISHNDIEAQAEPTEEYVVSISTGEVRKVFQYPQQPRGATIWRENGKIAMLQAASPSELISATCLWSRQSVQGVGSERTAYGESNDVNRIGDLGVKSQFAVEVHDGLITKLDVYDENDQAFTVFQTSVDYAITLWDMVLTDDGKYVLVVTKSSTVSGEIENVWSGVGEPGKDCVLSKKLSSHNAWFDTKTPPDGDAFYWTASDGEKMEGVINYPKGVELKNLPTIIVAHGGPSSRDTLGLGFTCSRWRPYLASHGYLVLSPNYRGSTGRGDKFTMAANGGVGGIEWTDIEEMIQEGISRGIVDPNRIGIAGYSQGGFLSAWGVTRPNNNFKAGVIGAGVTEWGMLAATSDMPDVEAALGGSGPWTPGKPTYLKGSPLKDAQYAKAPILFLHGKNDARVPLTQAIGLLRGIEREGKTTIPPQLVVYPREDHGFEERGNAEDILKRVLDFLDKYVK; this is translated from the exons ATGGGATCAACAACGTCAGCGCCCGAGCCCACTGCCGAATCTCCAGATTCGCAGACGAAGATCACTCCTCAAGATATAGCTTCATCTGACGGTATCTCCGAGCTCAAACTGTCGAGAGATGGCTCTCGCGTGGTGTATACTGTCGCTCCGTTGTACAAAGCAGGCGACAACAAGGTGTCTGCGTTGTGGCTGGCTGATACCTTTGCAGATGAGAGCGCACGTCAGATTACACTGGGTGGCCATCGCAATTTCTCGCCTGCTTTTCACCCTACGTCACCTTCCCAGGTGTATTTCCTGTCCGATCGTGACGAAGCTGGAGGAGTGGCGCATCTCTATACCATCACTGTCACCGACAGAGATAGCCTCGACACGAAGAAGATTGATGAGACGGCCACTCCCGTTGTAGAACTGGGTGATCGACAGGGAGTTTCGTTTTACTCTATCTCCCCTGACGGTCGCTTTCTTGCGTTTATTCTGGATACCAAGACGTcaaaaaagggagagaaagagaagattgAAGTGTGGAGGGAAAATGTAAACTTCAAGACGCTCAACTTGATTGATTTGACCGATAAATCAAAGAG CTTCCGGAACCTGTTATCCAATCAAACCTCGCATGTCGACACGTTTTCTTGGAGTCCAGATAGCTCCTCCATTCTTTACCGTACCATCAGTCATAACGACATTGAAGCCCAAGCCGAACCCACAGAGGAATATGTGGTATCGATCAGTACCGGCGAAGTGCGCAAAGTGTTTCAATATCCTCAGCAGCCAAGGGGAGCTACAATCTGGCGAGAGAATGGAAAAATTGCCATGCTACAGGCGGCCAGCCCATCCGAGCTTATTTCTGCTACTTGTCTCTGGTCTAGGCAGTCCGTGCAGGGTGTGGGATCAGAGCGCACTGCTTATGGGGAATCGAACGACGTCAATCGCATTGGCGACCTAGGTGTGAAATCACAGTTCGCTGTGGAGGTGCACGACGGGTTGATAACCAAGCTGGATGTCTACGATGAGAATGACCAAGCGTTCACGGTCTTCCAGACATCTGTGGACTACGCCATTACTTTATGGGACATGGTTTTGACTGACGACGGGAAGTATGTGCTGGTGGTAACAAAAAGTTCGACCGTCTCAGGTGAAATAGAGAATGTATGGTCGGGAGTTGGTGAACCCGGCAAGGATTGCGTTCTTTCGAAAAAATTATCATCGCACAATGCTTGGTTCGACACAAAGACGCCTCCTGATGGAGACGCTTTCTACTGGACAGCATCCGATGGAGAAAAGATGGAGGGCGTGATCAACTATCCCAAAGGTGTCGAGCTCAAAAACTTACCGACAATAATTGTTGCGCATGGTGGTCCAAGCTC GCGCGATACTCTGGGGTTGGGCTTCA CATGTTCAAGGTGGCGTCCATACCTGGCTTCCCATGGCTATCTTGTACTTTCTCCAAACTACCGCGGCA GTACTGGGCGTGGAGACAAGTTCACCATGGCCGCAAATGGTGGCGTCGGTGGGATAGAATGGACAGACATCGAAGAAATGATTCAAGAAGGAATATCGCGAGGGATAGTCGACCCTAATCGCATTGGAATCGCTGGATACAGCCAAGGCGGGTTCCTCAGTGCATGGGGAGTCACAAGGCCGAACAATAATTTCAAGGCGGGCGTAATTGGCGCCGGAGTGACCGAGTGGGGTATGCTGGCTGCGACGTCTGATATGCCGGACGTTGAG GCTGCACTTGGAGGCTCTGGACCTTGGACTCCTGGAAAGCCGACTTATCTAAAAGGAAGCCCGCTGAAAGACGCACAATATGCCAAGGCTCCTATCTTATTTTTGCATGGAAAGAACGACGCTAGGGTTCCCCTCACGCAAGCTATTGGGCTTCTACGTGGTATTGAGAGGGAAGGGAAAACAACAATACCTCCACAGCTCGTAGTGTATCCGCGGGAAGACCATGGGTTTGAGGAGCGCGGAAACGCGGAGGACATATTGAAAAGGGTTCTTGATTTTCTCGACAAATACGTCAAGTAA